In the genome of Verrucomicrobiales bacterium, one region contains:
- a CDS encoding SMI1/KNR4 family protein has translation MLSPDAKQKIQEHIVAMPESLRREPATEEELREFEASYGAIPSDYRWFLLACGGGHFGAEEVDDIVHLTKSHAKFRREFGPPRGWTMRDVFIIGWDGAGNPFGIEAASGRVVVEDHNFGGIHELAPSLEEFMLRGLWR, from the coding sequence ATGCTTTCACCGGACGCCAAACAGAAGATTCAGGAGCACATCGTAGCGATGCCGGAGTCGTTGCGTCGAGAGCCGGCCACAGAGGAGGAGTTGCGCGAGTTCGAGGCGAGTTACGGCGCGATTCCATCAGACTATCGTTGGTTTCTTCTCGCATGCGGTGGCGGTCATTTCGGAGCGGAGGAGGTGGACGACATCGTTCACCTCACCAAGAGTCACGCCAAGTTTCGTCGGGAGTTTGGCCCACCACGCGGTTGGACGATGCGGGACGTTTTCATCATTGGTTGGGACGGCGCAGGCAATCCGTTCGGCATAGAGGCAGCCAGCGGCCGAGTGGTTGTCGAGGACCACAACTTCGGTGGCATCCACGAGCTCGCGCCAAGTCTTGAGGAGTTCATGCTGAGAGGACTATGGAGATGA